Genomic segment of Seriola aureovittata isolate HTS-2021-v1 ecotype China chromosome 1, ASM2101889v1, whole genome shotgun sequence:
ATATTTCTTGTATGAAGTCTTGAAACTTTGCAGCTGTTgactggagggagagaaaagtgcTACATTCATAAGAAAATGATGTTGAGCAGTTTCCAAGTGTGTGTCTGGACTAACACTGCAGTAGAGCATTGAGGACAGCAGAAATGTTCACAGGGTGTGGAGTGGTCACCGGCCCGAACCAGTACCTGACCAGAGACGCCGTCAGGCCCCACCCAGGACTGGAGGTGAACAGACCGATCCAAATGGAGAATGGGGTAATCCCCGGGACCTGCGCTGTCTACCAGGGTCAAACTCACAGCAACGCTGGTCAGCCAGCAGTGGTCAATGTTTCCAGCCCGCTGAAGCCAGCGCCACTACCAGTCCCTCCCCCTGCACTCAAACTAGGACAGGAGGGGTTCAAGAAAGTCTGCCGAACTGAGGAGGACAGCCCCTGTCCCTTTCCAGGATTGGCCTCTGGGGTGCTGGAGATGCGCGTGAAGGAGGGAAGTAAGATCCGCAACTTAATGGGATTTGCCATGGCACGAATGCAGGGAGAGAAGGGTGTAAGTGGGGGAGGTGTGACTGATGGTGGACTGAGGCAGGTGGTCTTCACTGGGTCGGGCCGTGCAGTCACAAAGACCATCACCTGTGCTGAGATCATGAAACGAAAAGTGGGCTCTCTGCACCAGCTGACTAAACTCCAGTACAAGGTGGTCAAAGAGGTGTGGGAGAGCACTGAAGGGGGGACATCTGAAATGACGGTGCACAGGACTGTGCCCTCCATCAGCATCCTTCTTTCCAAAGACCCCCTGGATCCGCAGGAACCAGGTTATCAACCTCCAGAGACTCTTAGTGCATtgtgggaggagaaagagggtgTCGAATCTGCCTCCCAGAAAACATGCAAGAGACCTCTCGGACCTTTGCCATACAGCAGTTTCACTCACTGTAAGAGAATGTGTTTGGGGGAAGGAGTCTCAGTCCTCCCTCCTCAATGACTGGCTGAACCGGTGTCAAACAGTGGAGAGGATTGAATCAGAGGAGTTCATTTGGCGCTGCCCTCCACTCAAGCACAATGCTGAGACAATCAGAACATTCACTCAGACAGAACAGTGCTTTCTCAGAAGAACTGAGTACCAATTCCAGCCTCCAGAGGTCAGTTTGACTGGGACCTAAAAGCTTGCCTCTCTACATATAGAATTTAAGGGATGTGTTTCTCTGCACGTCCAACACGGTCTCCCACATCCACAAAACTGTGATGATGTGTGCTACCGTGCTATAAAATCTTTAACACATTCACATCCCATTTCACaccaacaaaagaaaaagccatGAATTGCACAGGTTCCAGATTCCTGGTTGCAGTAAACTATCTACAGCTTGTGgacaaaataatttattagCATTATGTTACAATCATCTCTATTCCTC
This window contains:
- the LOC130168396 gene encoding uncharacterized protein LOC130168396 isoform X1 → MFTGCGVVTGPNQYLTRDAVRPHPGLEVNRPIQMENGVIPGTCAVYQGQTHSNAGQPAVVNVSSPLKPAPLPVPPPALKLGQEGFKKVCRTEEDSPCPFPGLASGVLEMRVKEGSKIRNLMGFAMARMQGEKGVSGGGVTDGGLRQVVFTGSGRAVTKTITCAEIMKRKVGSLHQLTKLQYKVVKEVWESTEGGTSEMTVHRTVPSISILLSKDPLDPQEPGYQPPETLSALWEEKEGVESASQKTCKRPLGPLPYSSFTHCKRMCLGEGVSVLPPQ
- the LOC130168396 gene encoding ribonuclease P protein subunit p25-like protein isoform X2, which produces MENGVIPGTCAVYQGQTHSNAGQPAVVNVSSPLKPAPLPVPPPALKLGQEGFKKVCRTEEDSPCPFPGLASGVLEMRVKEGSKIRNLMGFAMARMQGEKGVSGGGVTDGGLRQVVFTGSGRAVTKTITCAEIMKRKVGSLHQLTKLQYKVVKEVWESTEGGTSEMTVHRTVPSISILLSKDPLDPQEPGYQPPETLSALWEEKEGVESASQKTCKRPLGPLPYSSFTHCKRMCLGEGVSVLPPQ